In Blastopirellula sp. J2-11, a single genomic region encodes these proteins:
- the cobA gene encoding uroporphyrinogen-III C-methyltransferase, with the protein MPKIPSHSRGKVSLVGAGPGDAGLITLRGVELLADADVVLYDYLANPSLLRHVRSDAQRHCLGRHGQGKLWSQQEINQAMVDAAQAGLQVVRLKSGDPTIFARAADEIDALKQNDIPFEIVPGVTTALAAGACAGVPVTDSRFASAVALVTGREKPGKSDDAIDYAALAQFPGTLVMYMGVTSAPAWSAGLIAGGKSTDTPCAIIRRCSWPDQETFQCTLGEIADHLHSGSKIRPPVIVVVGEVAREASADNWFQQRPLFGQRILITRPEHQAEDLAHTLAELGADVYLQPAIQISPPHDWTPVDDAIRRLHDFEWLVFSSANGVRYFLDRLFALGDDLRAVGHLQIAAIGSGTADMLAEYHLNADVIPAEYRAESLVASLQSAANEQRFLLPRASRGRDVLPTGLTAAGGEVTEIVVYQSDDCTTLSPEIIEAWDDQPIDYVIVTSSAIARATVRLLGNRTQQTKFVSISPITSDALRELEVEPVVEATLFTMEGIIEVLKQHVSEN; encoded by the coding sequence ATGCCGAAAATACCTTCCCATTCCCGCGGTAAAGTCTCTCTCGTCGGCGCTGGGCCAGGCGACGCCGGCTTGATCACCCTTCGCGGCGTCGAGCTATTGGCCGACGCCGATGTGGTGCTTTACGACTATCTCGCCAACCCCTCCCTGCTGCGGCATGTCCGCAGCGACGCTCAGCGGCATTGCCTGGGTAGACACGGGCAAGGAAAGCTCTGGTCGCAGCAAGAGATCAATCAGGCGATGGTCGACGCGGCCCAAGCGGGACTTCAGGTGGTCCGCCTGAAAAGCGGCGACCCAACCATCTTTGCCCGCGCGGCGGACGAAATCGACGCGCTGAAGCAAAACGACATTCCGTTTGAAATCGTCCCCGGCGTGACCACGGCGCTCGCGGCCGGCGCTTGTGCCGGAGTTCCCGTGACCGACTCCCGTTTCGCTTCGGCAGTCGCGCTGGTTACCGGCAGAGAGAAGCCGGGCAAATCGGACGACGCGATCGACTACGCCGCGCTGGCCCAATTCCCCGGAACGCTCGTGATGTACATGGGCGTCACTTCGGCGCCTGCCTGGTCAGCGGGACTGATCGCAGGCGGAAAGTCGACGGATACTCCCTGCGCCATCATTCGTCGCTGCAGTTGGCCCGATCAAGAAACCTTTCAGTGCACGCTGGGCGAAATCGCCGACCATCTCCACTCCGGCTCTAAGATTCGCCCCCCGGTGATCGTGGTTGTGGGAGAAGTCGCGCGCGAAGCCTCGGCCGACAACTGGTTCCAACAGCGTCCGCTGTTTGGCCAACGCATCTTGATTACGCGTCCTGAACATCAAGCCGAAGATCTGGCGCACACGCTGGCCGAACTCGGCGCCGACGTTTATTTGCAACCGGCGATTCAGATTTCACCGCCCCACGATTGGACGCCGGTCGACGACGCGATCCGTCGTTTGCACGATTTTGAATGGCTCGTTTTTTCGAGCGCCAACGGCGTCCGTTATTTTCTGGATCGGCTCTTCGCGTTGGGAGATGATCTGCGTGCCGTCGGCCATCTGCAGATAGCGGCGATCGGCTCTGGCACCGCCGACATGCTGGCCGAATATCATCTCAACGCCGATGTGATCCCGGCCGAATATCGGGCCGAATCGCTGGTCGCATCGCTCCAATCCGCAGCCAACGAGCAACGCTTCCTACTGCCGCGGGCTAGTCGTGGTCGAGACGTACTGCCAACAGGTCTAACCGCCGCCGGCGGGGAAGTCACCGAGATCGTCGTCTACCAAAGCGACGATTGCACGACGCTTTCGCCAGAGATTATCGAGGCCTGGGACGATCAGCCGATCGACTATGTGATCGTCACCAGCAGCGCGATCGCCAGAGCGACCGTTCGTTTATTGGGAAATCGAACGCAGCAAACCAAGTTTGTCAGCATCAGCCCGATCACATCGGATGCACTACGCGAATTGGAAGTCGAACCGGTCGTCGAGGCGACGCTCTTTACGATGGAAGGGATCATCGAGGTGCTGAAACAGCACGTTAGCGAGAACTAA
- a CDS encoding tetratricopeptide repeat protein: MDGQNAIADSAAYEITPAKRKRLQSIFDHATGMMKQPKYDFDYAHSLLGECVKSDPANLIYAEKMLENLERKFKGKKPSGLFSAFSGRGVKKALAAKNWTDVIAQGVDMLKSNPWDSSALIGMVDACAELRCHEVGLLFMRNATAGSPNDIDVRRHCARYLGRVGQFDQAIAVWHFVNEKTRGDDEANKMISQLTLDKERMRQGLPTITNKIDVRPGEKIRPRPKSNQEEVKAEKPKVAIQLNEKQILDRVILDNPEKIENYLKLADLWQLDDKYHEAELVMRKAQSAIGQSMEIVCKLEDIRIGRARHRYEVAEKQYDVEKKAESRKLADDLKDELNRTELEIYQRRAERRPDDKKQLYEYGLRLKRAGNFEEAIETFDQVIEGDEKLLAIANLGKGECLQAKKKYHTAMECFEEALSYSDSLSSDRQKQLLYRAGVLAMGLSELGDAKAYFKRLKKMDPSYRDVGSRLDKVRKMLQDK, encoded by the coding sequence GTGGACGGGCAGAACGCGATAGCCGATTCAGCGGCCTACGAAATTACTCCGGCCAAGCGGAAACGCTTGCAGTCGATTTTCGACCATGCAACCGGCATGATGAAACAGCCGAAGTACGACTTTGACTACGCTCATAGTTTGCTGGGCGAATGCGTCAAATCGGATCCGGCGAACTTAATCTACGCCGAGAAGATGCTGGAGAATTTGGAACGAAAATTCAAAGGCAAAAAGCCCTCGGGGCTCTTCTCGGCATTTTCTGGTCGCGGCGTCAAAAAGGCGTTGGCGGCCAAAAATTGGACCGACGTGATCGCTCAGGGAGTCGACATGTTGAAATCGAATCCGTGGGATTCGTCAGCCCTAATCGGCATGGTCGACGCTTGTGCCGAGCTTCGTTGTCACGAAGTCGGTCTGCTGTTCATGCGAAATGCGACCGCCGGTTCGCCGAACGATATCGACGTTCGCCGCCATTGTGCTCGCTATCTCGGCCGCGTCGGACAATTTGACCAAGCGATCGCCGTCTGGCATTTTGTCAACGAAAAGACTCGCGGCGATGACGAAGCGAACAAGATGATTTCGCAGCTGACGCTCGATAAAGAGCGGATGCGTCAGGGTTTGCCGACCATCACCAATAAGATTGACGTGCGTCCGGGCGAAAAAATACGGCCTCGCCCGAAGTCGAACCAGGAAGAGGTGAAGGCCGAAAAGCCGAAGGTTGCGATTCAGCTGAACGAAAAGCAGATTCTCGATCGGGTGATTTTGGACAACCCTGAGAAAATCGAGAACTACTTGAAGCTGGCCGATTTGTGGCAACTCGACGACAAATACCACGAAGCGGAACTGGTCATGAGAAAAGCCCAGTCCGCCATCGGGCAGTCGATGGAGATTGTCTGCAAACTGGAAGATATCCGGATTGGGCGAGCCCGACATCGATACGAAGTTGCCGAAAAGCAGTACGATGTCGAAAAAAAGGCCGAAAGCCGCAAGCTTGCGGACGATTTGAAGGACGAACTGAACCGGACCGAGCTCGAAATCTACCAACGCCGGGCTGAGCGGCGCCCAGACGACAAAAAACAGCTTTATGAGTATGGATTGCGGCTTAAACGAGCGGGAAACTTCGAAGAAGCGATCGAGACCTTCGACCAGGTGATCGAAGGGGACGAGAAACTGCTGGCGATCGCCAATTTGGGAAAAGGGGAGTGTCTGCAGGCAAAAAAGAAGTATCACACGGCGATGGAGTGCTTCGAAGAAGCCCTAAGTTACAGTGACTCCTTGAGTTCCGACCGACAAAAGCAGCTTCTTTACCGCGCCGGAGTGCTGGCGATGGGGCTAAGTGAGCTAGGGGACGCCAAAGCGTACTTTAAGCGACTGAAAAAAATGGATCCCAGCTACCGCGACGTCGGTTCAAGGCTAGACAAGGTCCGAAAAATGTTGCAAGATAAGTAG
- the rpsT gene encoding 30S ribosomal protein S20, whose product MPNTKSAKKRLRQNEVRRARNKAVKSALRNQVRKVRTAITAGDAAVIDTEMKGAVKRLDKAAAAGIIHANAAARLKSRLNAAAKAAKAAQA is encoded by the coding sequence ATGCCCAATACCAAGAGCGCCAAGAAACGCCTCCGTCAAAACGAAGTTCGCCGTGCCCGCAATAAGGCCGTCAAGTCGGCCCTGCGAAATCAGGTCCGAAAGGTCCGCACTGCGATCACTGCCGGTGATGCTGCCGTCATCGATACGGAAATGAAGGGCGCCGTGAAGCGTCTCGACAAAGCCGCCGCCGCTGGCATCATTCACGCCAACGCCGCCGCACGTCTGAAGTCGCGTCTGAACGCCGCCGCCAAGGCTGCGAAAGCCGCCCAAGCCTAA
- a CDS encoding SDR family NAD(P)-dependent oxidoreductase, with product MTLSTLFDLSGRTALVTGGSKGIGKAIARGLAEAGANVCITARHPQELEAAAQEIGVGLDVRVDWRICDMADRAAVDALADWVLEEFGRVDILFNNAGTNQPQLLIETTDESWDRVLEINFTSCMRLARKLAPGMIEHGWGRIIHLSSVLAVVSNPGRGNYSGTKGALSAMTRAHALELGPHGITVNCLAPGPIATDLPMSLLNDEQKQRFAERTAVLRWGETKDLVGPALLLASDAGAYITGTTLLVEGGMICRTFD from the coding sequence ATGACGCTTTCTACACTATTTGATCTTTCGGGCCGGACTGCTCTAGTCACCGGCGGCAGCAAAGGAATTGGCAAAGCGATCGCACGCGGTTTAGCGGAAGCCGGCGCCAACGTCTGCATTACGGCTCGCCATCCACAGGAGTTGGAAGCGGCCGCCCAGGAGATCGGCGTCGGACTTGATGTTCGCGTTGACTGGCGAATTTGCGATATGGCTGACCGCGCAGCGGTCGACGCGTTGGCCGATTGGGTATTGGAAGAGTTTGGCCGGGTCGACATTTTGTTTAACAACGCCGGCACCAATCAGCCGCAGTTGCTGATCGAGACGACTGACGAAAGTTGGGATCGCGTACTGGAGATTAACTTCACCAGTTGCATGCGATTGGCTCGCAAACTGGCGCCAGGGATGATTGAGCATGGCTGGGGGCGAATCATTCATCTTTCCAGCGTGTTGGCGGTCGTTTCCAATCCTGGCCGGGGAAACTATTCGGGAACGAAAGGGGCGCTAAGTGCAATGACGCGCGCCCATGCGCTCGAACTGGGGCCGCATGGAATCACGGTCAATTGCCTGGCGCCGGGACCGATTGCGACTGATCTGCCGATGAGCCTGCTCAATGACGAACAAAAGCAGCGATTCGCCGAGCGGACGGCGGTATTACGGTGGGGCGAAACGAAAGATCTCGTCGGTCCCGCTTTACTTTTGGCCAGCGATGCGGGAGCGTATATAACTGGAACAACACTCCTCGTCGAAGGCGGAATGATCTGCCGCACGTTTGATTAA
- a CDS encoding STAS domain-containing protein: protein MELHVVSHDGDVVQVAVSGRVTQDGSMRETEPISALIGLDAYQRTVLLNMQEADIIDSSGVGWLLTCHKRFNEAHGKLIMFNMPQIVANVFKLMRLDSFFHIVANGEAAMRMAKGENRD from the coding sequence ATGGAACTGCATGTCGTTTCTCATGACGGGGACGTCGTTCAGGTGGCCGTTTCCGGACGTGTTACTCAAGATGGTTCGATGCGCGAGACGGAACCGATCTCCGCTTTGATCGGCTTAGACGCCTACCAACGAACCGTGTTGCTGAACATGCAAGAAGCCGACATCATCGATTCCAGCGGAGTTGGTTGGCTGCTAACGTGCCATAAGCGATTCAACGAAGCCCATGGCAAATTGATCATGTTCAACATGCCCCAAATAGTCGCTAATGTCTTTAAGCTAATGCGGTTGGACAGTTTCTTTCACATTGTCGCCAACGGCGAAGCAGCGATGCGGATGGCCAAAGGAGAAAACCGTGACTGA
- a CDS encoding GspE/PulE family protein — translation MTETLAPDFVKIDLATIEPDIAVKLLIHQAAQMQASDLFVLACDGVVQVAVRQWGRMKKIRDVPADQGRSWISYLKAMSSMDIAERRRPQDGRWIFDDQGRQLDLRLSLLPTLYGEDLTVRLLDRNSSLLSVDQLGLNRHDRQGIMSMIQANAGLILVTGPTGTGKTTTLYACLQFLNDGKRKINTLEDPVEFSLAGIRQSQVHPKIGLDFSELLRSVIRQQPDVIMIGEIRDPETAATAVRAANSGHLVLATLHAPVAAAAVQSMLSLDVNPHFLASGLRGVLSQRLVRVLDEKTRIPYELGPGGAAATFGDVQELIEPGDGEVFYGPDPSAPNEGYSGRTAIFELMEVTGDIRRAISDKLPAHELESIAIRHGMLDFRRAALMKVAQGVTSMEEVFKNVPTEYLGLEDA, via the coding sequence GTGACTGAGACGCTTGCCCCTGATTTCGTCAAAATTGATTTAGCCACTATTGAGCCCGATATCGCGGTCAAGTTGCTGATTCACCAAGCAGCGCAGATGCAAGCGAGCGACTTGTTCGTGTTGGCTTGTGACGGCGTTGTGCAAGTTGCCGTTCGACAGTGGGGACGGATGAAGAAAATCCGTGACGTTCCGGCCGACCAGGGACGATCATGGATCAGCTATCTCAAAGCGATGAGCAGCATGGACATCGCGGAACGTCGTCGACCGCAGGATGGTCGTTGGATTTTTGACGATCAAGGGCGCCAACTCGATTTGCGGCTCAGTTTGCTGCCGACTTTGTACGGCGAAGATTTAACAGTCCGATTGCTCGATCGCAACTCCAGTTTGCTCTCGGTTGACCAGCTAGGGCTGAACCGTCACGATCGCCAGGGGATCATGTCGATGATCCAGGCGAACGCCGGATTGATCTTGGTGACCGGTCCAACCGGCACCGGCAAGACGACAACCCTGTACGCTTGTCTTCAATTCCTGAACGACGGCAAGCGCAAAATCAACACGCTGGAAGATCCCGTCGAGTTTTCGCTTGCCGGCATCCGGCAGTCGCAAGTCCATCCGAAGATTGGTCTCGATTTTTCCGAATTGTTGCGCAGCGTCATTCGTCAGCAGCCCGACGTGATCATGATCGGCGAGATTCGTGATCCGGAAACAGCGGCGACTGCCGTTCGTGCGGCCAATAGCGGTCATCTGGTGCTCGCGACGCTACATGCTCCGGTCGCTGCCGCTGCGGTGCAAAGTATGTTGTCGCTTGACGTGAACCCGCACTTTCTGGCGAGCGGCTTGCGCGGCGTATTGTCGCAGCGGCTGGTGCGAGTTCTTGATGAGAAAACGCGAATTCCCTATGAGCTAGGGCCTGGAGGCGCCGCGGCGACCTTTGGCGATGTGCAAGAGTTAATTGAGCCCGGCGATGGAGAAGTCTTTTATGGACCGGATCCGTCTGCTCCGAACGAAGGCTACTCGGGCCGTACCGCGATTTTTGAATTGATGGAAGTGACCGGCGATATTCGCCGTGCAATTTCCGACAAGTTGCCGGCCCATGAGTTGGAATCGATTGCAATTCGTCATGGGATGCTCGATTTCCGTCGCGCCGCATTGATGAAGGTCGCCCAAGGGGTGACCAGCATGGAAGAAGTCTTCAAGAATGTGCCGACCGAATATTTGGGTCTGGAAGACGCATAA